A window of Pyrobaculum aerophilum str. IM2 contains these coding sequences:
- a CDS encoding A/G-specific adenine glycosylase — MCSDLIPRGVDYTKFRDAIIKWYREFGEKDLPWRKAGDPWAVLVAALLLRKTTVKQVVDIYREFLRRYPSPARLADASVEEIKAIIQPLGMEHVRATLLKKLSEELVRRFNGQIPCDRDALKSLPGVGDYAASEVLLTACGKPEPLLDRNMIRVIERVFGIKSKKRRPHTDRELWNFARSLVPRDPELAKEFNFGVLDFARKVCTAKSPKCSLCPLANNVCVFYQKRERV; from the coding sequence GTGTGTTCAGATCTTATACCACGTGGTGTAGATTATACTAAATTCCGTGATGCCATCATTAAGTGGTATAGAGAATTCGGCGAGAAAGACCTGCCGTGGCGGAAAGCCGGCGACCCGTGGGCTGTGCTCGTCGCGGCCCTGCTTCTGAGGAAGACTACGGTAAAGCAAGTTGTCGATATATATAGGGAATTTTTGAGACGGTACCCATCGCCGGCTCGCCTTGCAGACGCCAGTGTTGAGGAGATTAAAGCAATTATACAGCCTCTGGGGATGGAGCACGTCCGCGCAACGCTCCTCAAGAAGCTTTCGGAGGAGCTGGTCAGGAGATTTAATGGACAGATTCCTTGCGACAGAGACGCTTTGAAGTCACTGCCGGGCGTGGGCGACTATGCCGCATCCGAAGTCCTCCTTACGGCGTGTGGGAAGCCGGAACCGCTTCTCGACAGAAATATGATAAGGGTTATTGAAAGAGTGTTTGGCATCAAATCTAAAAAGAGGAGGCCTCATACCGACAGGGAGCTTTGGAATTTTGCGAGATCTCTCGTTCCCCGAGATCCAGAGCTGGCCAAAGAGTTTAACTTTGGAGTGCTAGATTTTGCGAGAAAGGTGTGTACTGCCAAATCGCCTAAGTGCAGTCTGTGCCCTCTGGCCAATAATGTGTGCGTATTCTATCAGAAGCGAGAGCGCGTCTGA
- a CDS encoding DNA cytosine methyltransferase, translating to MKPFRVVSLFSGAGGLDLGFKMSGMYQIIFANDVNLYATTTYAKNFEMKLLKCGGLTEAEPNVVLSCDVEKVLFSPLAGEADVVVGGPPCQDFSIVRGPARVGITIKRGRLYAHFIRALAVLQPKAFVFENVPGLTSANGGLAYKTIIEDFARLNTRWEEVKEIMTQEKIGAGVKGYEIVFSDIVDFAAAGVPQKRERLIIIGIRRDLIRSAEQIWHARAVIDRALRKTVFAKFPLTPLEVFEGRRLDELQEEYREIMEKWRGVWEEVGTETALMWKQKVWDDLTFDAVQDYLRLNGVQRTDSEELDAAFREHEVVLKLLGYYNTPVSLLKLPDGTTDPPDDSTEVVERMKRIPPGENHEFVKGTKWEVKGRGISLIYRRLHPLIPAYTVVAYGGGGTHGYHYDRDRATLTLRERARLQTFPDLFLFYGSKTQIRAQIGEAVPPLAAMKIAETLARILADFYS from the coding sequence ATGAAACCCTTCAGAGTCGTTTCGCTCTTTTCGGGCGCCGGAGGTCTTGACTTAGGCTTTAAGATGAGCGGAATGTACCAAATAATATTTGCAAATGACGTAAATCTGTACGCTACCACAACATATGCCAAGAACTTCGAGATGAAGTTGCTGAAGTGCGGCGGCTTAACTGAGGCCGAGCCGAATGTTGTGCTGTCCTGCGACGTAGAGAAAGTACTGTTTTCGCCGCTAGCTGGAGAGGCTGACGTAGTTGTCGGCGGCCCGCCGTGTCAAGACTTTTCAATTGTAAGGGGGCCCGCCCGTGTCGGCATAACGATAAAGAGGGGGAGGCTGTATGCCCACTTCATCAGAGCGCTCGCAGTACTTCAGCCCAAAGCTTTTGTCTTTGAAAACGTCCCAGGCTTGACGAGCGCGAACGGGGGCCTTGCGTACAAGACCATTATCGAAGATTTCGCCAGGCTGAATACCAGATGGGAAGAGGTAAAGGAGATCATGACGCAAGAGAAAATAGGTGCTGGCGTTAAAGGTTATGAGATAGTATTTAGTGATATAGTCGATTTTGCGGCCGCAGGCGTTCCCCAGAAGAGGGAGAGGCTGATAATAATCGGCATAAGGCGAGATTTAATCCGCTCTGCGGAGCAGATCTGGCATGCCAGGGCTGTAATTGACCGCGCTCTGCGTAAGACTGTTTTTGCAAAATTTCCCCTCACGCCGCTGGAAGTCTTTGAAGGCAGGAGGCTTGATGAGTTGCAGGAAGAGTATAGAGAAATTATGGAGAAGTGGCGCGGAGTGTGGGAAGAAGTGGGCACAGAAACCGCTCTCATGTGGAAGCAGAAAGTGTGGGACGATCTGACTTTTGACGCAGTCCAAGACTATTTAAGGCTGAATGGAGTGCAGAGGACTGACAGTGAGGAGCTAGACGCCGCATTTAGAGAACACGAGGTGGTGCTGAAGCTTCTCGGATACTACAACACGCCTGTCAGCCTCCTAAAACTTCCCGACGGCACGACCGACCCCCCCGACGACAGTACAGAGGTAGTAGAGCGGATGAAGCGGATCCCGCCCGGCGAAAACCACGAGTTTGTCAAAGGGACAAAGTGGGAAGTAAAGGGGAGAGGCATCAGCCTAATCTACAGGAGGTTGCATCCGCTGATACCTGCCTATACTGTAGTGGCATACGGCGGCGGCGGAACTCACGGCTATCATTACGACAGAGACAGGGCGACTCTGACATTGAGGGAGAGGGCTAGGCTCCAGACGTTTCCCGATCTCTTCCTCTTTTACGGTTCAAAGACGCAGATAAGGGCGCAAATTGGAGAGGCTGTGCCGCCGCTGGCGGCTATGAAGATAGCGGAGACGCTGGCCAGAATTTTAGCAGATTTCTACAGCTGA
- a CDS encoding zinc ribbon domain-containing protein: MGWFVALGVDVNRDYLAFGWLTNDADYVASVLGGWGMHPLTSWLFEEHVEFEGPLALDHSVTVPAVKYVGVLMWLPGRKNRRQKRWRRLALGKLFAQLTPWLRFLADAGTPAVVGLEDLRGMAEKRGIHEIEYAKIWKKAMGSFGALLKEGDGYRAYVGRGRSVVIALDPRGTSSICAICAAEGKTTPVKERPDRTVYCPIHGAMNRDINAAFNIAIRAVRIYAGDPPGGARGGLENPQPRVLPTGLPRDDRGVQDAHGDETVEIRQAPRLDYRRNPHLRAPPGALYAYLEEVFKCFGCAEGFGVAPSLIAAFSSPSGTAHTPVFSPHVGA; encoded by the coding sequence ATGGGTTGGTTTGTTGCGCTTGGCGTTGACGTAAATAGAGACTACTTGGCGTTCGGCTGGCTGACTAACGACGCCGACTACGTGGCCTCTGTGCTGGGCGGCTGGGGGATGCACCCGCTTACTAGCTGGCTGTTTGAAGAGCACGTGGAGTTCGAGGGGCCGCTGGCGTTGGACCACAGCGTCACTGTGCCGGCGGTTAAATACGTGGGGGTTTTAATGTGGCTCCCTGGGCGTAAGAACAGGAGGCAGAAGCGGTGGCGGAGGCTGGCGTTGGGTAAGCTCTTCGCCCAGCTTACGCCGTGGCTGAGGTTTTTGGCTGACGCGGGGACTCCGGCAGTTGTGGGACTGGAGGACCTCAGGGGCATGGCGGAGAAGAGGGGCATCCACGAGATTGAATACGCCAAGATCTGGAAAAAGGCCATGGGCTCCTTCGGCGCTTTGCTCAAAGAGGGAGACGGCTACCGAGCTTACGTGGGCAGGGGGAGGTCTGTGGTCATCGCGCTCGACCCGAGGGGCACTTCGTCCATATGCGCTATATGCGCCGCCGAGGGGAAGACGACGCCTGTTAAGGAGAGGCCCGACAGAACCGTCTACTGTCCAATACACGGCGCCATGAACCGCGACATTAACGCGGCCTTTAACATTGCCATTAGGGCCGTGAGGATCTACGCGGGGGATCCGCCGGGGGGCGCCCGCGGGGGACTAGAAAATCCCCAGCCGCGGGTGCTCCCCACGGGTCTCCCGCGTGATGACAGAGGAGTACAAGATGCGCACGGAGATGAGACCGTAGAAATCAGGCAGGCGCCGAGGCTAGACTACCGCCGCAACCCACACCTGAGAGCGCCCCCCGGCGCCCTATACGCGTATTTGGAGGAGGTATTTAAATGTTTCGGCTGTGCTGAGGGATTTGGCGTTGCGCCGTCGTTAATCGCGGCCTTCTCGAGCCCGTCTGGAACCGCACACACGCCTGTTTTTTCGCCCCATGTGGGCGCATAA
- a CDS encoding ATP-binding protein: protein MWAHKVAANSREEFVSVLLSRKFFGLDLSRGVVLLERRADHPFVPLGKERRLRVCRGSPPLPAAAWRVNGERPLTFKSGLGVGIYWFEQLGLFKRGREWAVASSCKNRPPFFGWERVAGWAVAELLREAPYWRFWPPLKGPVEGHLLIAGSSGSGKTTFLKRYLSWVGKWYVVDLTEEGEYVGLAATVEGSVDLASLNAEEQALLYSLGVAATVGAREAAVSAVQLGALKLLARRGLGLDGLLEELRTAGDIPQLTREVLFTKLSAACEGFENGRCRPHPALTKDVDLPPPPAVIRVSPSNLLVAAIVAHGVLAKLLKRGGVFVAVDEYHKIAPRLPVEDPVERALREGRHRGVALAVATQNPLDVKESLASVVGNYVFFNLAGPAARFAAEVLNVPQWAVESLKPGEYLAKLRHGPAAGAV, encoded by the coding sequence ATGTGGGCGCATAAAGTCGCGGCTAATTCTAGGGAGGAGTTTGTAAGCGTTTTGCTGTCGCGTAAGTTTTTCGGCCTGGATTTGTCAAGGGGGGTTGTCCTCCTGGAGCGCAGGGCTGACCACCCCTTTGTCCCCCTGGGGAAAGAGAGGCGGCTTAGGGTGTGTAGGGGCTCTCCGCCCCTCCCGGCGGCGGCGTGGCGGGTTAACGGGGAGAGGCCTCTGACTTTTAAGTCAGGCCTGGGGGTGGGGATCTACTGGTTTGAGCAACTCGGCCTCTTCAAGAGGGGGAGGGAGTGGGCGGTGGCATCTAGCTGTAAGAACAGGCCTCCTTTCTTCGGCTGGGAGAGAGTGGCCGGGTGGGCGGTGGCCGAGCTCTTGAGGGAGGCGCCCTATTGGCGCTTCTGGCCTCCCCTCAAGGGCCCCGTGGAGGGGCACCTCCTTATTGCCGGCAGTAGCGGGTCGGGGAAGACCACGTTTTTAAAGCGCTATCTATCGTGGGTTGGGAAGTGGTACGTGGTGGACCTCACAGAGGAGGGGGAGTACGTGGGGCTTGCGGCAACTGTGGAGGGCTCTGTGGACTTGGCCTCTCTCAACGCCGAGGAGCAGGCGCTTCTCTACAGCCTAGGCGTGGCGGCCACTGTGGGGGCGAGGGAGGCCGCGGTCTCCGCCGTCCAGCTGGGCGCCTTGAAGCTCTTGGCCCGCAGGGGGCTGGGCCTCGACGGCCTTTTAGAGGAGCTGCGCACGGCGGGGGACATCCCGCAACTGACTAGAGAGGTTTTGTTCACAAAACTGTCGGCCGCTTGCGAGGGGTTTGAGAACGGCAGGTGCAGGCCGCACCCGGCGTTGACGAAAGACGTCGACTTGCCGCCTCCGCCTGCTGTTATTAGAGTGAGCCCCTCCAACCTGCTCGTGGCGGCTATAGTCGCCCACGGGGTTTTGGCCAAGTTGCTCAAGAGAGGCGGCGTTTTCGTGGCCGTGGACGAGTACCACAAAATTGCCCCGAGGCTCCCGGTGGAGGACCCTGTGGAGAGGGCGTTGAGAGAGGGCAGGCACCGGGGGGTGGCCTTGGCCGTGGCCACTCAGAACCCCCTGGACGTCAAGGAGTCTTTGGCGTCTGTGGTGGGGAACTACGTGTTTTTCAACTTGGCGGGACCCGCGGCCCGCTTCGCCGCCGAGGTTTTAAACGTGCCCCAGTGGGCCGTGGAGTCGTTAAAGCCCGGCGAATACCTGGCCAAGTTGCGCCATGGCCCAGCGGCGGGGGCTGTTTAG
- a CDS encoding PaREP1 family protein has protein sequence MAISPYVLEVLRKAAGGRDLDEFLLELVADKLDPRDRVEAYLALHEKYLREAEELYARGDLPQAGEKYWGAVTALLNAIAEKRGMPHYSHRDYSLIVGRLYKETRDRDLVVGFRMAEGLHANFYNNFMEREEFDLHREAVKILIEKLRRFL, from the coding sequence GTGGCGATATCCCCCTACGTCCTGGAGGTCTTGCGCAAGGCGGCGGGAGGTCGAGATCTCGACGAGTTTCTGCTGGAGTTGGTGGCGGATAAGCTGGATCCCCGGGACCGCGTTGAGGCGTATCTCGCCTTACACGAGAAGTACTTGAGAGAGGCCGAGGAGCTTTACGCAAGGGGCGATCTCCCTCAAGCCGGCGAGAAATATTGGGGCGCCGTAACTGCCCTACTCAACGCCATAGCCGAAAAGCGTGGAATGCCCCACTACAGCCATCGCGACTATTCGCTCATCGTCGGAAGGCTCTATAAGGAGACGAGAGACCGGGATCTCGTGGTGGGCTTCAGGATGGCGGAGGGGTTGCACGCCAATTTCTACAACAACTTCATGGAGAGGGAGGAGTTCGACTTACACAGAGAGGCCGTTAAGATCTTAATTGAAAAGCTAAGGCGTTTCCTGTAG
- a CDS encoding PaREP1 family protein gives MSLVISPPVAELLRKAAGGRDVEEFLLSLIAERLDPSERVDVYLALYEKYLREAESLYEKGNLAQAGEKYWGAVTALLNAIAEKRGMPHYSQRDYAVIIERLYQETKDKELLVGFRLAEGLHANFYHNFMGKESFELHREAVLGLVERLKRLLG, from the coding sequence GTGTCTCTAGTGATTTCCCCGCCAGTGGCTGAGCTCTTGCGCAAGGCCGCCGGCGGCCGGGACGTAGAGGAATTTCTCCTCTCGTTAATTGCAGAGAGGCTTGACCCCTCTGAAAGAGTTGATGTTTACCTCGCCCTTTACGAAAAGTACTTAAGAGAGGCCGAGTCGCTTTACGAGAAAGGCAATTTGGCACAGGCGGGGGAGAAGTACTGGGGAGCCGTCACGGCGTTGTTAAACGCCATAGCCGAGAAGAGAGGAATGCCCCACTACAGCCAGAGGGACTACGCCGTGATAATAGAGAGGCTTTACCAGGAGACTAAAGACAAAGAGCTGTTAGTGGGATTCCGCTTGGCCGAGGGGCTCCACGCCAATTTCTACCACAACTTCATGGGAAAAGAGAGTTTTGAGTTACATAGAGAGGCCGTATTGGGGCTGGTGGAGAGGCTGAAAAGACTCCTGGGCTAG
- a CDS encoding helix-turn-helix domain-containing protein: MGYDVGSRIAELREKRGLSLTALAKLSGVSKSTLWGIERGEVVPTVSTLWNIANALGVTFGELITYDIVVKEEGVEVRLIEREGNREVYLMRLEGGSYRRASGHANSPVEVVHVIKGAMIVGPVDAPLFVWAGKTARFYGGVDHIYMAVGGEAEAVVTMWYFSRPARRRVWYVDTREPARGKYRDLLSPEGVRSEKLARAIKAINNRVAHDDGSLLFDVLSSEFKTLSGEPTLPKVVYKSVERLKGVSAEKATSFERNIDVIRYYIYEPLRPGYAEQAVYVAYELERRGVGEVISIGCGPAYREVMLKELIPVDVKCVEPSPFFKQLSPVPVIDGVPQGVNAIVSFGSPRHTANFLKMASEKLKSGGVLIVSDEFIDDYASEGARRRNVIKHHLGYLLDIPLVSYRDEMLSAYNASYKNLSLSLRILSRVYYEVYERVKTELYTTDVEMAFLNFYFLELTAMLLGVAYIEERKTSVERFISEASEVGLRLEAHYKVYSTGWGKAGAGTHVLVFVKT; this comes from the coding sequence GTGGGCTATGACGTCGGAAGTAGAATTGCCGAGCTGAGGGAGAAGAGGGGACTCAGCCTAACGGCCTTGGCCAAATTATCAGGGGTTTCTAAATCTACTCTCTGGGGAATTGAAAGGGGGGAGGTAGTCCCCACAGTCTCCACCCTCTGGAATATCGCCAACGCGCTGGGGGTGACGTTTGGCGAGTTAATTACGTATGATATAGTCGTTAAAGAGGAGGGTGTCGAAGTTCGTTTAATAGAACGCGAGGGGAATAGAGAGGTGTATTTAATGAGGCTGGAGGGCGGTTCTTACAGAAGGGCTTCTGGACACGCCAATTCGCCCGTGGAGGTTGTGCATGTCATAAAAGGGGCCATGATAGTAGGCCCCGTAGACGCGCCGCTGTTTGTCTGGGCCGGCAAGACGGCGAGGTTTTACGGCGGCGTTGACCACATATATATGGCGGTCGGAGGAGAGGCCGAGGCCGTTGTGACAATGTGGTATTTCTCGCGGCCGGCAAGACGGCGGGTGTGGTATGTAGACACGCGCGAGCCGGCTAGGGGTAAATACAGAGACCTCCTCAGCCCTGAGGGCGTGAGGAGCGAAAAGCTTGCCCGCGCTATTAAAGCTATCAACAATCGCGTAGCTCATGACGATGGCAGCTTGCTGTTCGACGTGTTGAGCTCTGAGTTTAAAACCCTCTCTGGAGAGCCCACTCTGCCGAAGGTAGTTTACAAGTCGGTGGAGAGATTAAAGGGAGTATCCGCCGAAAAAGCCACGAGTTTTGAACGCAATATCGACGTAATTAGATACTATATTTACGAGCCCCTCCGCCCCGGCTACGCCGAGCAGGCTGTGTACGTGGCGTACGAGTTAGAGAGGAGGGGGGTAGGCGAAGTTATAAGCATAGGCTGCGGCCCCGCTTACCGCGAGGTTATGCTCAAAGAGCTGATACCCGTTGACGTCAAGTGCGTGGAGCCCTCTCCGTTTTTCAAACAGCTGTCCCCCGTCCCTGTAATTGACGGCGTGCCGCAGGGAGTTAACGCTATAGTCTCCTTCGGATCTCCTCGCCACACAGCGAACTTTTTGAAAATGGCCTCGGAGAAATTAAAAAGCGGCGGCGTCTTGATCGTCTCAGACGAATTTATTGACGACTACGCCTCTGAGGGCGCGAGGAGGAGGAACGTAATTAAACACCACTTGGGCTATCTTTTAGACATCCCGCTGGTCTCGTACAGAGATGAGATGCTTTCGGCTTACAACGCCTCTTACAAGAATTTATCTCTCTCGCTTAGAATATTATCTAGAGTGTATTATGAAGTTTACGAAAGAGTTAAAACAGAGCTGTATACTACAGACGTTGAAATGGCCTTTTTGAACTTTTACTTTTTGGAGTTAACTGCTATGTTGCTCGGCGTTGCGTATATTGAAGAGAGGAAAACCTCAGTGGAGAGGTTCATATCAGAGGCGTCGGAGGTTGGCTTGAGGCTTGAGGCTCACTATAAGGTCTACTCCACGGGCTGGGGGAAGGCCGGAGCCGGCACCCACGTGCTTGTTTTTGTCAAGACATGA
- a CDS encoding DMT family transporter → MRLLGVLEMVVVTAIWGSVSILAIWSGLPSPVFVFFRVFIAFLILLAFLREFDAKNFLRISVFLSGIFLALNWIALFYAVLLVPVAEAVMLYYTGPLLAVVIMHFLGERAGLARLGLAAAAFIGAVAVIKPFNISGSAGALIALVSGVLYGLLIVTNKLAVRSLPPIRLVFYQTAIAAIVTAPFLFTTEFRLTPSGLAVALTAALVNTLLALYLWYDALKKISVHLASVLSYLDPVFATAFAYFLLGQAPSATALLGGTLVITSGVLSALLEARKKGNLT, encoded by the coding sequence ATGAGGCTTTTAGGGGTTTTAGAAATGGTCGTCGTTACTGCGATTTGGGGCAGTGTGTCCATACTCGCCATATGGTCAGGGCTGCCGTCGCCTGTCTTTGTATTTTTCAGAGTGTTTATCGCGTTCCTAATTCTGCTGGCATTTCTACGGGAATTTGACGCCAAAAATTTTCTCCGCATATCTGTATTTCTCTCAGGGATTTTCCTCGCGTTGAACTGGATAGCGCTTTTCTACGCCGTTTTGTTAGTCCCGGTGGCTGAGGCAGTTATGCTATACTATACGGGCCCGCTCCTCGCCGTTGTCATCATGCACTTCTTAGGCGAGAGGGCGGGCTTGGCTAGGCTGGGGCTAGCCGCGGCGGCGTTTATAGGCGCCGTGGCTGTGATTAAGCCGTTTAATATAAGCGGCAGCGCCGGCGCGTTGATAGCCCTCGTCAGCGGCGTTTTGTACGGCCTCTTAATCGTCACAAATAAACTCGCCGTTAGGTCGCTTCCGCCAATAAGGCTAGTGTTTTACCAAACGGCGATTGCGGCCATTGTCACTGCGCCTTTTCTTTTCACGACGGAATTCCGCCTAACGCCGAGCGGGCTCGCCGTGGCGCTCACGGCTGCGCTGGTCAATACTCTCCTCGCGCTGTACTTGTGGTACGACGCGCTTAAGAAAATAAGCGTCCACCTAGCCTCTGTGCTGAGTTATTTAGACCCCGTCTTCGCCACAGCATTCGCCTACTTCCTCCTTGGCCAGGCCCCCTCTGCGACGGCTCTTCTCGGAGGGACGTTGGTAATAACAAGCGGCGTGTTATCGGCCTTATTAGAAGCCCGAAAAAAGGGGAATTTGACTTAA
- a CDS encoding metallophosphoesterase, producing MYRRALLTAALGLGALAAAGAAVVNTATRVLDLGLGRRVVFISDLHIHNTAKYDLPNYDLLLIGGDIYDRHTPGVHVVVETLSQLRGPKVAVLGNHEYWDMRRIPLREGLGALEEAGVHVLRDDWVQIGGLRIYGIDWREDPRAYPAVKDADIVLVHSPDAFQNAVNGLYLAGHTHGGQFCLPGGVPLITNSHFGYTYGLYRRGNAVMYVTRGLGEILPRVWCDREVVILS from the coding sequence GTGTACAGGCGGGCGTTGTTAACTGCGGCGCTGGGGCTCGGGGCCCTTGCGGCGGCGGGCGCCGCTGTTGTAAACACGGCGACACGCGTTTTAGACCTGGGCCTGGGCAGAAGGGTTGTGTTTATTTCCGACCTCCACATACACAACACGGCGAAGTACGACTTGCCTAATTACGACTTACTGCTCATAGGAGGCGATATTTACGATAGACATACGCCGGGGGTTCACGTCGTGGTGGAGACTTTATCCCAACTGAGGGGGCCTAAGGTGGCCGTTTTGGGAAACCACGAGTATTGGGACATGCGGAGAATTCCGTTGAGAGAGGGCTTGGGGGCGCTGGAGGAGGCGGGGGTGCACGTGCTGAGAGACGACTGGGTTCAAATCGGGGGCCTTAGGATATACGGCATCGACTGGCGCGAAGACCCCAGGGCCTATCCCGCTGTTAAAGACGCCGATATAGTCCTCGTCCACTCGCCCGACGCCTTCCAAAACGCCGTTAACGGCCTATACCTTGCCGGGCATACCCACGGCGGGCAGTTCTGCCTCCCCGGGGGCGTGCCGCTCATAACTAATAGCCACTTCGGCTACACCTACGGGCTGTACAGAAGGGGGAACGCTGTAATGTACGTCACTAGGGGTCTTGGGGAAATCTTGCCGAGAGTTTGGTGCGACCGAGAAGTGGTTATCTTGTCGTAA
- a CDS encoding DUF432 domain-containing protein: protein MVFYGRRLTEAIEVLKQSKISIMLANKGPLIYYRRTGGFPEGPVEKALGLSSLDDLVICPVHSVQPEVSTYLLLRLRTPFIIPPRSTATIYLKAPVAAGVYVTANGEQRLVDYFGPSVFKYALYGPPAVGQVCRFYITDIFSEVPEAGPWEAVTKVVVENTSDNYVEIRNVIYPIVYAQFYIDNMGNAYLETSKLSITSSNVGVVELRNEPPISGLPTCLKTEGGLPLPFLKPAGEKIAKFLMEFGL, encoded by the coding sequence ATGGTTTTTTATGGCAGGAGACTTACAGAGGCTATCGAAGTTTTAAAACAGAGCAAGATTAGCATAATGCTAGCTAATAAGGGGCCGCTGATATACTACCGGAGGACTGGCGGCTTTCCTGAGGGCCCGGTGGAAAAGGCGCTGGGGTTGAGTTCCCTCGACGACTTGGTTATATGCCCCGTCCACTCTGTACAGCCGGAGGTTTCGACCTATTTACTTCTGAGGCTGCGTACCCCGTTTATAATACCGCCTAGATCAACTGCTACAATTTACCTCAAAGCTCCAGTAGCCGCAGGGGTGTATGTAACAGCTAACGGGGAGCAGAGACTTGTGGATTACTTCGGTCCTAGCGTTTTTAAATACGCGCTTTATGGACCGCCGGCTGTGGGCCAAGTATGTAGATTTTACATCACAGATATTTTTAGCGAAGTCCCAGAGGCGGGGCCATGGGAAGCCGTTACTAAAGTTGTTGTGGAAAACACTTCAGACAATTACGTCGAGATTAGAAATGTGATTTATCCCATTGTATACGCCCAGTTTTATATTGACAATATGGGTAACGCTTACCTTGAGACATCTAAGCTTTCAATAACTAGCAGTAACGTAGGCGTTGTAGAGCTGAGAAATGAGCCTCCTATAAGTGGCTTGCCAACCTGTTTGAAAACAGAAGGCGGTCTTCCATTGCCGTTTTTGAAACCAGCTGGAGAAAAAATTGCCAAGTTTTTAATGGAGTTCGGTCTTTGA
- a CDS encoding mechanosensitive ion channel family protein has translation MDIIGWLQANWLNLIYVAFVIIVALFISVFIERAVRRALLNKVAKPVIDNIAKFIRYSILILASVIALASLGFDITGALVAGGFLGLVIGLAAQTSISNFISGVLLMFERPFSLGDYIHIGDVVGAVVDIGILSTTIVTWDGVRVRIPNSQIYNSGFRNYTASRVRLVRIDVQIPYTASIDKAVEVITKKLREQWYVLEEPEPVVFAREFADSGIVLEVRAWTAGVTWFNLYSSLATLVKRALDEAGIEIPYPQRVVWFATPLPANLKA, from the coding sequence ATGGACATCATTGGCTGGCTTCAAGCAAATTGGCTAAATCTCATATATGTCGCATTTGTTATAATTGTAGCTCTCTTCATAAGCGTCTTCATTGAAAGAGCTGTTAGAAGGGCTTTGTTAAACAAGGTCGCAAAACCCGTTATTGACAACATAGCTAAATTTATAAGGTACTCAATACTCATTCTAGCGTCCGTCATAGCCCTAGCCTCTCTTGGTTTTGATATCACTGGGGCGTTAGTCGCTGGCGGTTTTCTGGGCCTTGTAATAGGCCTTGCAGCGCAGACCTCAATATCAAACTTTATATCAGGCGTATTGTTAATGTTTGAAAGGCCCTTCTCTCTGGGAGATTATATCCACATAGGGGACGTAGTTGGGGCAGTTGTGGACATCGGCATACTATCTACAACTATAGTCACTTGGGACGGCGTAAGAGTGCGTATACCTAACTCGCAAATATATAACAGTGGGTTTAGGAATTACACGGCCTCAAGAGTGCGCTTGGTGAGAATAGATGTGCAAATACCATATACAGCGAGTATTGACAAGGCCGTGGAGGTTATTACGAAAAAGCTCAGAGAACAGTGGTACGTCCTAGAAGAGCCAGAGCCTGTGGTATTCGCCAGAGAATTCGCAGATAGTGGCATTGTTCTAGAGGTAAGGGCCTGGACGGCTGGCGTTACGTGGTTTAATTTATACAGTAGTCTTGCAACTCTTGTAAAACGCGCATTAGATGAAGCTGGCATTGAAATACCGTACCCACAAAGAGTGGTATGGTTTGCCACTCCACTCCCGGCAAATTTGAAAGCGTAG